The following coding sequences are from one Paenarthrobacter ureafaciens window:
- a CDS encoding universal stress protein, with product MTDSKQIVVGYDGSTEAKQAVTWAARQAVLRGCHLHLIHCSLWILVTSDLGPVPGVADSGLERAAERVLEEGLAVVKEAEPSVDVTTTLLHGMPRDHMGKLSVGAEMLVLGSRGLGGFLGLLVGSVSLEMAATASCPVAVIRSVDHPDGPVVVAIDDAGSPEALEDACTMASVTGADLKVVHVVPEPAGLRRLRDPIDAYPAAEAVVDSAVRKARELAPQTTVTGELQVNHSVPRAILQAAPDARIVVVGTKGRGLIKGTIGSTAHAVLHHAPGPVLVSRRNAG from the coding sequence ATGACGGACTCCAAACAAATAGTGGTTGGCTATGACGGTTCCACGGAAGCGAAGCAGGCCGTAACGTGGGCTGCCCGCCAGGCCGTGCTGCGCGGGTGCCATCTTCACCTGATCCACTGCTCGCTCTGGATCCTTGTGACCTCCGACCTTGGCCCGGTTCCCGGCGTCGCTGACAGCGGGCTGGAACGGGCCGCCGAACGAGTCCTTGAAGAGGGCCTGGCGGTGGTGAAAGAAGCCGAACCTTCCGTGGATGTGACCACCACCCTCCTTCACGGCATGCCTCGGGACCACATGGGCAAACTGTCCGTGGGCGCGGAGATGCTGGTGCTGGGGAGCCGCGGACTCGGCGGGTTCCTTGGCTTGCTTGTGGGTTCTGTCAGCCTGGAGATGGCGGCCACCGCGTCCTGTCCGGTGGCCGTGATCAGGTCCGTTGACCACCCGGATGGCCCCGTTGTGGTGGCTATCGACGACGCCGGCTCGCCCGAAGCGCTCGAGGACGCATGCACCATGGCATCAGTGACAGGAGCGGACCTAAAGGTAGTCCATGTGGTTCCCGAGCCTGCTGGCTTGCGGCGGTTGCGCGACCCGATCGACGCCTACCCGGCGGCCGAGGCCGTCGTGGATTCCGCCGTCCGCAAGGCACGTGAACTGGCACCCCAAACCACTGTGACCGGAGAACTGCAGGTTAACCACTCAGTTCCCCGGGCCATCCTGCAAGCGGCGCCGGATGCCCGGATAGTGGTGGTTGGCACCAAAGGGCGCGGCCTCATCAAGGGGACCATCGGCTCCACTGCACACGCAGTCCTGCATCATGCTCCCGGCCCGGTCCTGGTGTCGCGGCGGAACGCCGGCTAG
- a CDS encoding MarR family winged helix-turn-helix transcriptional regulator: MGNPLPRDPIADAQRNWERHGWGDVAAPMAAITAIMRTQQILLARIETVLKPFGLTFARYELLALLSFARSGALPMNKASALLQVHPTSVTNAVDRLEKAALVARSPHPTDGRTTLIELTAEGRTLAKRATAALNAEVFGKSGFTDDDVDHLIRVLGTFRRDAGDFTDG, encoded by the coding sequence ATGGGCAATCCACTCCCCCGCGATCCCATCGCCGACGCCCAACGCAACTGGGAACGGCACGGCTGGGGCGACGTCGCGGCGCCCATGGCAGCCATCACCGCCATCATGCGGACCCAGCAGATACTGCTCGCACGCATCGAGACGGTCCTCAAGCCCTTCGGCCTGACCTTCGCGCGGTACGAGCTACTGGCACTCCTCAGCTTCGCCCGCAGCGGCGCGCTGCCCATGAACAAAGCGAGCGCGCTGCTGCAGGTGCATCCCACGTCGGTGACAAACGCCGTCGACCGTTTGGAGAAGGCCGCGCTCGTGGCGCGGTCGCCGCATCCCACCGACGGCCGCACCACGCTGATTGAACTCACCGCAGAAGGCCGGACGCTGGCGAAAAGGGCGACGGCGGCACTGAACGCCGAGGTCTTCGGCAAGTCGGGCTTTACCGACGACGACGTCGATCACCTCATCCGCGTACTGGGAACCTTCCGCAGGGACGCCGGGGATTTCACGGACGGGTAA